Proteins encoded by one window of Sulfurimonas hongkongensis:
- the accD gene encoding acetyl-CoA carboxylase, carboxyltransferase subunit beta has protein sequence MNLLSIFSFNSNKKEAIKNESSSHWVKCKSCHSLMYYKEVENQNYVCPKCGFHLRIGVKERIKLLEDEGSFVEYDANLHPVDPIKFVDSKAYTKRIEEGFAKTGRKSSVVSGEIIMNGVDAQIVIFDFAFMGGSLGSVEGEKIVRAVNRAIEKRQGLVILSASGGARMQESTFSLLQMSKTSAALAKLARYNIPYISVLTDPTMGGVSASFATLGDIIIAEPGALIGFAGQRVIEQTIGSALPDGFQRAEFLLEKGSIDMIVNRNELKKTLSDMLTLLKVA, from the coding sequence TTGAATCTCTTAAGCATTTTTTCTTTTAACTCAAATAAAAAAGAAGCCATTAAAAACGAATCATCTTCACACTGGGTAAAGTGTAAATCTTGTCACTCTTTGATGTACTACAAAGAGGTAGAAAATCAAAACTATGTCTGTCCAAAATGCGGTTTTCATCTTCGCATCGGTGTAAAAGAGAGAATAAAACTTTTAGAAGATGAAGGCTCATTTGTAGAGTATGATGCAAATCTTCATCCAGTAGACCCTATAAAATTTGTGGACTCTAAAGCTTACACAAAAAGAATAGAAGAGGGCTTTGCTAAGACTGGAAGAAAATCATCTGTGGTTAGTGGTGAGATAATTATGAACGGAGTTGATGCTCAAATTGTAATCTTTGACTTTGCCTTTATGGGTGGCTCTTTAGGCTCTGTAGAGGGTGAGAAGATAGTGCGAGCAGTAAATCGTGCTATAGAAAAAAGACAAGGTTTAGTCATACTGAGTGCTAGTGGAGGTGCGAGGATGCAAGAGAGTACTTTCTCTCTTTTGCAGATGAGTAAAACATCAGCAGCTCTTGCAAAACTTGCAAGATACAACATCCCATATATCTCAGTTTTAACAGACCCAACTATGGGTGGAGTTAGTGCTTCATTTGCAACTCTAGGCGATATTATAATCGCAGAACCGGGTGCTTTGATAGGCTTTGCAGGGCAAAGAGTAATAGAGCAGACTATAGGTTCAGCTCTTCCTGATGGTTTTCAAAGAGCGGAATTTTTGCTTGAAAAAGGATCTATCGATATGATAGTAAATAGAAATGAGCTTAAAAAGACTCTCTCAGACATGTTAACACTTCTAAAAGTTGCTTAA
- a CDS encoding 23S rRNA (pseudouridine(1915)-N(3))-methyltransferase RlmH — MKIEIISIAKKERSTYDPLYKELTKMISRFTKVEDIELFSKDVTKAHTISSDASKEAYTRAFSPYMGSGFCVSLHPEGKIIDSFEFSKLLNDRMSVKFFIGGAYGLHEDFLQQSDAVISLSNLTMSHKIAKVVLLEQIYRGFSILSNHPYHK, encoded by the coding sequence GTGAAGATAGAGATTATTAGCATCGCAAAAAAAGAACGCTCAACTTATGATCCACTATATAAAGAGCTTACAAAAATGATATCCCGTTTTACAAAAGTGGAGGATATAGAGCTTTTTTCAAAAGATGTAACAAAAGCACACACTATCTCATCAGATGCCTCAAAAGAAGCATACACAAGAGCTTTTTCACCCTATATGGGCAGTGGCTTTTGTGTAAGTTTGCATCCTGAGGGCAAAATAATAGATAGTTTTGAATTTAGTAAGCTATTAAATGATAGAATGTCCGTTAAATTTTTCATAGGCGGCGCTTATGGATTGCATGAAGACTTTTTACAACAAAGTGATGCAGTCATAAGTTTAAGTAATCTCACAATGAGTCATAAAATAGCAAAAGTAGTTTTGCTAGAGCAGATTTATAGAGGTTTTTCAATACTGAGTAATCATCCATATCATAAATGA
- a CDS encoding thiamine phosphate synthase — MRLYALCDQELLDRNELTLEEFVRVAKANKAEIIQYRNKNADIAFIKQQLIAIRKIYDGFLIVNDAYELVEFCDGVHVGQEDLKSIDADAIKAVKILRSVIKEKLLGISTHNEAEVLLANEMDLNYIGLGAYRESSTKSNISTILGKELDSIAAKSKHLVAAIGGVKLDDEFSNVTYRVIGSGLL; from the coding sequence ATGAGACTCTATGCCTTATGTGACCAAGAACTCCTTGATAGAAATGAGCTCACTTTAGAAGAGTTTGTAAGAGTTGCAAAAGCTAACAAAGCAGAGATTATTCAGTATAGAAATAAAAATGCAGATATAGCTTTTATAAAGCAGCAACTTATAGCGATTAGAAAAATATATGATGGCTTTTTGATAGTAAATGATGCTTATGAGCTTGTAGAGTTTTGTGATGGCGTTCATGTAGGACAAGAGGATTTAAAATCAATAGATGCAGATGCCATTAAGGCGGTAAAGATACTTAGAAGTGTTATAAAAGAAAAACTTCTTGGCATCTCAACTCATAATGAAGCAGAAGTTCTTCTTGCAAATGAGATGGACTTAAACTATATAGGACTTGGTGCATATAGAGAGAGTTCTACAAAATCAAATATATCTACTATCTTAGGTAAAGAGTTAGACTCTATAGCCGCAAAGTCAAAGCATCTAGTCGCTGCTATTGGTGGCGTGAAACTTGATGACGAGTTTAGCAATGTTACTTATAGAGTTATAGGAAGCGGGCTTTTATAA
- the dksA gene encoding RNA polymerase-binding protein DksA: MQESELNYFKEILESRKDQIVKNISGVNAELFQLSSLELNDEGDHASVNNNSMVESAIVNQQQKELREIEVTLAKIANGDYGICEMCEDSIGFQRLKVKPHAIYCIDCREIVEKSS, translated from the coding sequence GTGCAAGAGAGTGAATTAAACTACTTTAAAGAGATACTAGAGAGTAGAAAAGATCAAATTGTAAAAAATATTTCGGGTGTTAATGCTGAGTTGTTTCAGTTAAGTTCTTTAGAGTTAAATGATGAGGGCGATCACGCTTCGGTAAATAACAACTCCATGGTAGAGAGTGCGATAGTAAACCAACAACAAAAAGAGTTAAGAGAGATAGAAGTCACTTTAGCAAAGATTGCCAATGGTGATTATGGTATATGTGAGATGTGTGAAGACTCGATAGGTTTTCAAAGACTAAAAGTTAAGCCTCATGCGATATACTGCATAGATTGTAGAGAGATAGTAGAGAAGTCTAGTTAA
- a CDS encoding PAS domain-containing protein codes for MSKDTKQSADLAKELHQTNKILKEYKKAVDESTIFSIGDLSGKITYANKQFRSISGYTLEELIGKPHSIVRDPNTPKEIFEDMWQTIQNKKVWRGTLSNRKKNGEIYYVDATIVPILDENDEIVEYAGIRSDITLLVNKEKELLELRDKQRFEDVDKALKITNSNILASIPIASILVCERSHKIIGFNECFESMFFESSFLQKEPKIGELLLKNEDDAIYEDEQISFVQRYELLTPDCKAYIDVNGEKVEFLMGVKKLSEAFIVSFAAKGYACKTTI; via the coding sequence ATGAGCAAGGATACCAAACAAAGCGCCGATTTGGCAAAAGAGTTACACCAAACAAATAAGATTCTTAAAGAGTATAAAAAGGCTGTTGATGAGTCAACAATCTTCTCTATTGGTGATTTAAGCGGGAAAATAACTTATGCAAATAAACAATTTAGAAGTATCTCTGGCTATACGCTAGAAGAACTTATAGGAAAGCCTCACTCTATAGTCCGTGATCCAAACACTCCAAAAGAGATATTTGAAGATATGTGGCAAACTATACAAAATAAAAAAGTATGGAGAGGAACTCTAAGTAACCGCAAAAAAAATGGTGAGATCTACTATGTAGATGCGACTATAGTCCCCATCCTTGATGAAAATGATGAGATTGTTGAGTATGCAGGAATACGAAGCGACATCACACTTTTAGTAAATAAAGAGAAGGAACTCCTAGAATTAAGAGATAAACAGAGATTTGAAGATGTTGATAAAGCACTAAAAATTACCAACTCAAACATTTTAGCATCTATACCAATTGCATCTATCCTTGTATGTGAAAGATCTCATAAAATCATAGGGTTCAATGAGTGTTTTGAATCTATGTTTTTTGAGAGTTCATTTTTACAAAAAGAGCCTAAAATAGGCGAACTTTTACTAAAAAATGAAGATGATGCCATCTATGAAGATGAGCAGATTAGTTTTGTTCAAAGATATGAATTATTAACTCCAGATTGTAAAGCCTACATAGATGTTAATGGCGAAAAAGTTGAGTTTTTGATGGGTGTAAAAAAACTTAGCGAAGCTTTTATTGTCTCTTTTGCTGCTAAGGGATATGCATGCAAAACTACCATATAA